One window of the Candidatus Zixiibacteriota bacterium genome contains the following:
- a CDS encoding hypothetical protein (Evidence 5 : Unknown function), producing MPTKFNKSTDSEHKEKLDSNLLSALWRTGIAIAGEKAEFEILTSFVGQGAEVKVTGKSEKGKKLGKVSGQMKNNKFIGSLDIPDELKRDDAVYFEVELSKNGIKDESNHIPVLPIKVSNMKWSAKEARRGDLLKLTADVKGCYDGTEVVITIYQFDRDNIHDKIVEIPAEISKEKLELLWEFQFYEDTGEIPTDDEMKNYGGKYSNPEYFFTIKIAGVEFGKKQESGLLTFKDSFETQLVDRDGQPIPDRDYELTLPDGTKQKGKTDKEGKIFLKDVPPGNITIEFPEPPENASQ from the coding sequence ATGCCGACCAAGTTCAACAAATCCACCGATAGCGAGCATAAAGAGAAACTGGATTCCAATCTTCTCTCGGCACTCTGGCGGACCGGAATCGCCATCGCGGGCGAGAAAGCCGAATTTGAAATTCTGACTTCATTTGTTGGACAGGGGGCCGAGGTGAAGGTGACCGGGAAATCGGAAAAAGGGAAAAAACTGGGCAAAGTCAGCGGCCAGATGAAAAACAATAAGTTTATCGGCTCCCTTGACATCCCCGACGAACTAAAACGCGATGACGCCGTTTATTTCGAAGTGGAACTTTCCAAGAACGGCATTAAGGATGAATCGAATCATATTCCGGTTCTGCCGATTAAAGTCTCCAATATGAAATGGAGCGCCAAGGAGGCCCGCCGCGGAGACCTTCTCAAACTGACGGCCGACGTGAAAGGGTGCTACGACGGGACGGAAGTAGTCATCACCATTTACCAATTCGACCGGGACAATATTCATGATAAGATTGTCGAAATTCCCGCTGAGATCAGTAAGGAAAAGCTGGAACTTCTCTGGGAATTTCAATTTTATGAAGATACCGGCGAAATCCCGACCGATGATGAGATGAAAAATTATGGCGGGAAATACAGTAACCCCGAATATTTTTTCACCATAAAAATCGCCGGTGTTGAATTTGGGAAGAAACAGGAATCGGGGCTTCTAACATTCAAAGATTCCTTTGAAACCCAATTGGTTGATCGGGACGGTCAGCCGATTCCCGATCGCGATTACGAACTTACACTGCCGGACGGCACCAAACAGAAAGGCAAGACGGACAAAGAGGGGAAGATCTTCCTGAAAGATGTTCCTCCCGGCAATATAACCATTGAATTTCCGGAACCGCCGGAAAACGCCAGTCAATAG